The genome window ATACGATGGCAGAGATTTCTTAAAATACAACCAACACGAACTTAAAGATTTAAGAGCCGAAATAGGAATGTTATTTCAAGGTTCTGCTCTGTTTGACTCTATGACTGTTTTAGAGAATGTAATGTTCCCTTTATTAATGTTCACAAAACAAAGTTTAGCAGAACGAAAAAAACGTGCTGAGTTTTGTCTGGAAAGAGTAAACCTTAAAGGTGCTGATAATTTATTACCAGCTGAACTTAGTGGCGGTATGCAAAAAAGAGCTGCTATTGCAAGAGCAATTGCTCTAAATCCAAAGTATCTATTCTGTGACGAACCTAACTCTGGAATAGATCCAAAGACCTCATTAGTTATAGACAAACTTATTAATGATATTACACACGAATACAATATTA of Bacteroidales bacterium contains these proteins:
- a CDS encoding ATP-binding cassette domain-containing protein — protein: MIEVRNIIKSFEGKEILHDISTTFYAGKTNLIIGQSGSGKTVLMKSIVGLLRPDSGEILYDGRDFLKYNQHELKDLRAEIGMLFQGSALFDSMTVLENVMFPLLMFTKQSLAERKKRAEFCLERVNLKGADNLLPAELSGGMQKRAAIARAIALNPKYLFCDEPNSGIDPKTSLVIDKLINDITHEYNITTIINTHDMNSVMGIGENIIFLNKGNLSWTGTKDDIFDSTDDAFNEFVFASDMMKEVKTYINNTK